The nucleotide sequence TCATACCTATGAATGCATTTAATGACAGTGTAAGGAACATGATAGAGAAAACGATGTCTGGAGGTGTGTGTGGGCCTGTGGAAGTCGAGGAAGGCATTTATATTTTGAAAGTATTGGATAAGGTAGGTGGTGGTTTTGCTCCTTTGGATACAATGAAAGAGGACATAAGAAATCATGTCTTTAATGATAAAGTTTCTCATCATCTGAATATGTGGCTTAAGGCGTCCAGAGAGCGAATGCAGGTTAGAATTATTAGATGAGATTGGACCAATTCCTGAAATCTTCGCGCCTTGTAAAGAGAAGAACACAGGCGAAGGAGATGTGTGATAAGGCTTTTATACGGGTAAATGGTCACCAGGCAAAACCATCTAAAGATATAAGAGAGAATGATGTTGTTTCCGTTTATTATCAGTTAAAAAAGCTTGTGGTAAGGGTAATAGATTTGCCTAAGGGAAACATAAGAAAAGAAGAGGCACAAAAACTCTACGAGGTGTTAGAAGAAAGGGAGTATGAGGAATAGTTTGCCAAGACTGGCCTTGACAATGGGAGATCCACTGGGAATAGGCCCAGAGATTATTTTAAAGACACTTTCTTCTCCTGAAGTTTGGAAGATATGCAAGCCTGTTGTTTATGGGAGCGCTTTCGTTTTTCGATTTTACATGGATCTTTTAGGGCTGAATATGTCAGTCAATATAATAGATGAGAACAGCGATTTTCTTCCCAATGTAATAAATGTTTATCCCGTTGTAGGCTTTAAAGTGGACAAAGAGAAGATAGGCAAGATAGACGAAGAGGCAGGAGATGCAGCTTACAGAAGCTTTGTTTGTGCAATAGATGATGCCTTGAATAATAAAGTAGAAGCCATAGTTACTGCTCCTTTAAACAAGAAGGCGATGAATCTTGCCGGGCACGATTTTTCTGGGCATACAGACATTTTGGGGAAAGCCGCAAAGGAAAAGACGGTTATGATGTTTAGCTGCCCGGATTTAAAGGTAAGTTTGGTAACCGTTCATGTGGCATTATCCGATGTTCCTGAACTCATA is from Deltaproteobacteria bacterium and encodes:
- the pdxA gene encoding 4-hydroxythreonine-4-phosphate dehydrogenase PdxA, with amino-acid sequence MPRLALTMGDPLGIGPEIILKTLSSPEVWKICKPVVYGSAFVFRFYMDLLGLNMSVNIIDENSDFLPNVINVYPVVGFKVDKEKIGKIDEEAGDAAYRSFVCAIDDALNNKVEAIVTAPLNKKAMNLAGHDFSGHTDILGKAAKEKTVMMFSCPDLKVSLVTVHVALSDVPELITMHKVLHTIVITHDSLIKDFGIKSPSIGVCGLNPHAGEDGLFGSEEKLSIKLAIKKAQMQGIDVKGPFPADAIFTPVNRVKYSAIVAMYHDQGLIPVKTICFDKAVNVTLNLPFVRTSPDHGTAFDIAGKGVASPVSFIEAVKLAGKIVQCRRNI
- a CDS encoding RNA-binding S4 domain-containing protein, encoding MRLDQFLKSSRLVKRRTQAKEMCDKAFIRVNGHQAKPSKDIRENDVVSVYYQLKKLVVRVIDLPKGNIRKEEAQKLYEVLEEREYEE